A stretch of the Rhodothermales bacterium genome encodes the following:
- a CDS encoding kelch repeat-containing protein, whose protein sequence is MPLRVYRPAPVVPTALLCFLVLFIALPAARAQESTGAWSTVNTTNSPTERHENAFAEVNGKLYLIGGRGVKRVQIFNPATNVWTDGANPPFQMHHFQAVVRGDLIYIVGAYTGTCCDSEYGVDHVYYYNTANNTWNESHEVPANRRRGSAGAVLHNDKIYLVGGIEGGHGSPASGYTWFDEYDPVTGQWKVLPDAPRKRDHAHAVVYNNKLYLTGGRDTSNPKFTSANIGEVDIYNFATGTWSTLSTSHNLPTLRGGTTSVLYNGEILVMGGESSKQTLAHDETEAFDPVAQIWRTLAPLNVGRHGTQAVVFDNAVFIAAGSAQQGGAPELDSIERFDNASTNTTTVELSLRSGWNLMGLPLDPVDRSSDAVFADVALSDVPMTWGDAEAYIGHPELSVGTAYWVHVDGPAQTQNVSGQPIDAIQIPLESGWNMIAGPTCDDVVLRGISTDPVASIVTETLYGWDDVYTPAYTTTFPRGRLDQGVGYWVFANKDALLTLDCGTGKMAEEAPAVAEDLDAFHHLDITDAGGRNGRLFFGAVLATHDAADSYRLPPRPDARHFDVRFSTNSRLVETPEAVVRIQSSQRPFQVRVDAPVSTNARYRVEALVAGQAVGTYAMQAGEGIQIDNPYVSSLRIALADAPEALHESALPEMALRVAGSYPNPFADHTTLRYDLHAEAHVRIEIFDALGRRVHTIERQDAAGAGHEATIESASWPAGLYLYRIEAASADGVATRTGRLLLSR, encoded by the coding sequence ATGCCGTTACGCGTCTATCGCCCGGCGCCAGTCGTACCGACCGCGCTCCTGTGTTTCCTTGTCCTCTTTATTGCCCTCCCGGCTGCGCGCGCGCAGGAATCGACGGGTGCGTGGTCTACGGTGAATACAACGAATTCCCCCACCGAGCGCCACGAAAACGCCTTTGCCGAGGTCAATGGCAAGCTGTATTTGATCGGGGGCCGCGGAGTCAAACGGGTCCAGATTTTTAATCCAGCGACGAATGTATGGACCGATGGCGCCAATCCGCCCTTCCAGATGCATCATTTCCAGGCCGTGGTTCGGGGTGATCTCATCTACATCGTGGGCGCCTACACGGGGACGTGCTGCGATAGCGAATATGGAGTGGATCATGTCTATTACTACAACACGGCGAATAATACCTGGAACGAAAGCCACGAAGTGCCGGCTAACCGCCGCCGCGGCTCGGCCGGCGCCGTACTCCACAACGACAAGATATATCTCGTCGGCGGCATCGAAGGCGGCCACGGCTCGCCGGCCTCCGGCTACACCTGGTTCGACGAATACGACCCGGTGACGGGCCAGTGGAAGGTCCTGCCCGACGCTCCGCGCAAACGGGACCATGCCCATGCGGTCGTTTATAACAACAAGCTGTATCTCACCGGCGGCCGCGACACCAGCAACCCGAAATTCACCTCGGCGAACATCGGGGAAGTCGACATCTACAACTTCGCGACGGGCACCTGGTCCACGCTTTCGACTTCCCACAACCTGCCCACGCTGCGCGGCGGCACGACCTCCGTGCTGTACAACGGGGAGATTCTGGTGATGGGTGGCGAATCGTCGAAACAGACGCTGGCGCACGACGAAACGGAGGCGTTCGATCCGGTGGCCCAAATCTGGCGCACGCTCGCGCCGCTGAACGTCGGCCGGCACGGCACCCAGGCGGTCGTCTTCGACAACGCCGTGTTTATCGCCGCCGGCTCGGCGCAACAGGGCGGCGCGCCGGAGTTGGACTCCATCGAGCGGTTTGACAACGCATCGACGAACACGACGACCGTGGAGCTGTCCCTTCGCTCGGGATGGAACCTCATGGGGCTCCCGCTCGACCCTGTCGATCGCTCATCTGACGCCGTATTCGCGGACGTGGCGCTGAGCGATGTCCCCATGACCTGGGGTGATGCGGAGGCCTACATCGGCCACCCCGAGTTGTCGGTCGGGACGGCCTATTGGGTCCACGTGGACGGCCCGGCTCAGACGCAAAACGTCTCCGGCCAACCGATCGACGCCATCCAGATCCCGCTGGAGTCCGGCTGGAATATGATCGCGGGCCCCACATGCGACGATGTCGTCCTGCGCGGCATCAGCACGGACCCGGTCGCCTCGATCGTCACCGAGACGTTGTATGGGTGGGACGATGTGTATACGCCGGCGTATACGACGACTTTCCCGCGCGGACGACTCGACCAGGGCGTCGGGTACTGGGTGTTCGCCAACAAGGATGCGTTGCTGACGCTCGATTGTGGAACGGGCAAGATGGCCGAAGAGGCGCCGGCCGTAGCTGAAGATCTCGACGCCTTCCACCATCTCGACATCACCGATGCCGGCGGCCGGAACGGCCGGCTCTTTTTCGGAGCCGTGCTGGCTACGCACGATGCGGCAGATTCGTATCGCCTCCCGCCCCGCCCCGACGCCAGGCATTTCGACGTCCGATTCAGCACCAACAGCCGCCTGGTCGAAACGCCGGAGGCTGTGGTCCGCATCCAGTCGAGCCAGCGCCCCTTCCAGGTACGCGTCGACGCTCCCGTTAGCACGAACGCCCGGTACCGGGTGGAGGCGCTGGTGGCGGGGCAGGCCGTCGGCACGTACGCGATGCAGGCCGGGGAAGGTATCCAGATCGACAATCCCTACGTCAGTTCCCTTCGCATCGCGCTGGCAGACGCCCCCGAGGCATTACACGAGTCGGCCCTGCCCGAAATGGCTCTTCGTGTCGCCGGCAGTTATCCGAATCCGTTCGCCGATCATACGACCCTGCGGTACGACCTCCACGCCGAGGCCCACGTCCGCATCGAAATTTTCGACGCCCTTGGCCGCCGGGTACACACGATCGAACGTCAGGATGCCGCCGGTGCCGGCCACGAGGCCACGATCGAGAGCGCCAGCTGGCCGGCCGGCCTGTACCTCTACCGGATCGAAGCCGCCTCCGCCGATGGCGTCGCGACCCGGACGGGCCGACTGCTCCTATCCCGCTGA